Proteins from a genomic interval of Salinarchaeum sp. Harcht-Bsk1:
- a CDS encoding 2,3,4,5-tetrahydropyridine-2,6-dicarboxylate N-succinyltransferase, with protein MSLQSDVEALWARYQDGAVDAASASADDLAVLEAFLESLEAGELRAAEPVEPADPDAVGGDGEPEVASATAEWEAVEWVKQGVLLNFGLRENVAHEYGDVTYTDVLPLRRTDDLAERGSRNTPDGTVLRRGCYLGSDCIMMSPSFVNIGAYVGDGTLIDSCDTVGSAAQIGANVKLGANTLIGGVLEPVEDAPVVIEDGVSLGAGCRVTSGFVVGHDSIVGENTLLTPRIPVYDLVDGEVHYGKLPPERRAFQRFVESSVSDEELIPGSAYKPAVVATHVEEETLEATEREDVLRE; from the coding sequence ATGAGCCTGCAATCCGACGTCGAGGCCCTCTGGGCCCGCTACCAGGACGGCGCGGTCGACGCCGCCAGCGCGAGCGCGGACGACCTCGCCGTCCTCGAGGCGTTCCTCGAATCGCTCGAAGCCGGCGAGCTACGCGCCGCCGAACCGGTCGAACCTGCCGACCCCGACGCCGTGGGCGGCGACGGCGAGCCGGAAGTCGCCTCCGCCACCGCCGAGTGGGAGGCCGTCGAGTGGGTCAAGCAGGGCGTCCTCCTGAACTTCGGCCTCCGGGAAAACGTCGCCCACGAGTACGGCGACGTCACCTACACCGACGTCCTGCCGCTCCGCCGCACCGACGACCTTGCCGAGCGCGGCTCCCGGAACACGCCCGACGGCACCGTGCTGCGTCGGGGCTGCTACCTCGGCTCCGACTGCATCATGATGAGCCCGAGTTTCGTCAACATCGGCGCCTACGTCGGCGACGGCACCCTCATCGACTCGTGTGACACGGTCGGCTCCGCTGCACAGATCGGTGCGAACGTCAAGCTTGGCGCGAACACGCTGATCGGTGGCGTCCTCGAACCCGTCGAGGACGCGCCGGTCGTGATCGAGGACGGCGTCTCGCTTGGCGCTGGGTGTCGCGTGACGTCGGGCTTCGTCGTCGGCCACGATTCCATCGTCGGCGAGAACACCCTGCTCACGCCGCGCATCCCCGTCTACGACCTCGTCGACGGGGAGGTCCACTACGGCAAACTCCCACCGGAACGCCGCGCCTTCCAGCGCTTCGTCGAGTCCTCCGTCAGCGACGAGGAGCTGATCCCCGGCAGCGCGTACAAGCCCGCCGTCGTCGCCACGCACGTCGAGGAGGAGACCCTCGAAGCCACGGAGCGGGAGGACGTCCTCCGGGAATGA
- a CDS encoding carboxypeptidase regulatory-like domain-containing protein, translating to MSTPDDDAGARTRDSGIEIRSPTAILEDERAIEGLPIRLVIALLVGVAALSVMMTMIDDVNGIGKTELDAEPAPDTFDLSSDAKRDVTITVVDDDGDAVSGATVVLQGESAQLEGGARHAESGNGGDVTFDDVEPTLSDNQDQGTLSIDVQPPTDGNFQDERPNTEILVLDG from the coding sequence ATGTCGACACCAGACGACGATGCAGGCGCACGGACGCGAGACAGCGGCATCGAGATTCGCTCGCCGACCGCGATCCTCGAGGACGAACGCGCGATCGAGGGGCTCCCGATCAGGCTCGTCATCGCGTTGCTCGTCGGCGTGGCTGCGCTGTCGGTCATGATGACGATGATCGACGACGTGAACGGGATCGGGAAGACGGAACTCGACGCGGAGCCGGCACCCGATACGTTCGACCTCTCGAGCGACGCCAAGCGCGACGTGACGATCACGGTCGTCGACGACGACGGCGACGCGGTCTCCGGTGCCACGGTCGTCCTGCAGGGCGAGTCCGCACAGCTGGAAGGCGGTGCGAGACACGCCGAATCGGGGAACGGCGGCGACGTCACGTTCGACGACGTCGAGCCGACGCTCTCCGACAATCAGGACCAGGGGACGCTCTCGATCGACGTCCAGCCGCCGACCGACGGGAACTTCCAGGACGAGCGACCGAACACCGAGATCCTGGTGCTCGACGGGTAG
- a CDS encoding MinD/ParA family protein, giving the protein MILAVVGGKGGVGKSTVALNVGAELDGVVVDADLGMADLPYGPGPDLHDVLAGRADPLEAVRERGGASVDVLPCGRTLAGARAADPTALVDALRRVESHYGAVVVDCPAGMAADAGLPLCAAGRCLLVTTPDGVAVPDALRTRALARVLDAGIERVVLNRARDPPVDRVQRTLGAPVTVVPEHEAVDRARNEGRAVASVAPESVPTERFSELAGALQ; this is encoded by the coding sequence GTGATCCTCGCGGTCGTCGGTGGCAAAGGAGGCGTCGGCAAGTCCACCGTCGCGCTGAACGTCGGCGCCGAACTCGACGGGGTCGTCGTCGACGCGGACCTCGGGATGGCGGACCTCCCGTACGGCCCCGGTCCGGACCTCCACGACGTGCTCGCCGGCCGCGCGGATCCGCTCGAAGCGGTCCGAGAGCGGGGTGGCGCCAGCGTCGACGTCCTCCCCTGCGGCCGAACGCTCGCCGGCGCCCGGGCAGCCGATCCGACGGCGCTCGTGGACGCCCTCCGTCGCGTGGAGTCACACTACGGCGCGGTGGTCGTCGACTGCCCCGCGGGCATGGCCGCGGACGCGGGACTCCCGCTCTGCGCGGCCGGTCGCTGTCTGCTCGTGACGACGCCCGACGGCGTCGCCGTTCCCGACGCACTCCGGACCAGGGCGCTCGCCCGCGTCCTCGACGCCGGAATCGAGCGCGTGGTGCTCAACCGCGCCCGTGACCCGCCGGTCGATCGGGTCCAGCGCACGCTCGGCGCGCCCGTCACCGTCGTCCCCGAGCACGAGGCCGTCGACCGAGCGCGAAACGAGGGACGGGCCGTCGCGTCGGTCGCGCCGGAGAGCGTCCCCACCGAACGTTTCAGCGAACTCGCCGGCGCGCTCCAGTGA
- a CDS encoding universal stress protein, which produces MSYLVPFDDSPLSRTALRRAGEFGRVMDERVVALVVVPPSTDYAREKGWIDPGEPYDADRIERGLRAAAREIAPDAEVRVETTEETDYRASMTTDVVRRIRQVAGDLEASVLFIGTANAGSVVTPVASVGSPVSDDPQYDVHLVRHADEDLAD; this is translated from the coding sequence ATGAGCTATCTGGTCCCCTTCGACGACTCGCCGCTGTCCAGAACCGCGCTCCGCCGGGCCGGCGAGTTCGGCCGCGTCATGGACGAGCGCGTCGTCGCGCTGGTCGTCGTTCCGCCCAGCACGGACTACGCTCGCGAGAAGGGGTGGATCGATCCGGGCGAACCCTACGACGCCGACCGGATCGAACGGGGGCTGCGTGCGGCCGCCCGCGAGATCGCACCGGACGCCGAGGTCCGGGTCGAGACCACCGAGGAGACGGACTATCGCGCGTCGATGACGACGGACGTCGTCCGGCGAATCCGCCAGGTCGCCGGGGATCTCGAGGCGTCGGTACTCTTCATCGGCACCGCGAACGCCGGCTCCGTCGTTACCCCCGTCGCGAGCGTCGGTTCACCGGTCTCCGACGATCCACAGTACGACGTCCACCTCGTTCGCCACGCCGACGAGGACCTCGCGGACTGA
- the dapB gene encoding 4-hydroxy-tetrahydrodipicolinate reductase, with amino-acid sequence MTEPTRVAIPGATGRMGEELLAEAAGRDDVEVVLATTRSPEAGPIAGVELAGADGLPALLTERDVDVLVDFTVPEPCIEAVEAAADADVDVVVGTTGFDSTETAALREASERTALLKAANFARGVQALLQVVGEAASAMEGYDAELIETHHNGKRDAPSGTAKAILHELEGAREAGDRDGGDRDGATDGDRVHGREGHAPRRDGEVGVHAVRAGDITGIHEVLLAGNHEELRLTHRAEDRGVFAAGALDAAVWLDGQPPGWYDFGDVLGGD; translated from the coding sequence ATGACTGAGCCGACCCGCGTCGCGATTCCCGGCGCAACCGGCCGGATGGGCGAGGAACTCCTCGCCGAGGCGGCCGGACGCGACGACGTCGAGGTCGTCCTCGCGACGACCCGTTCGCCCGAGGCGGGCCCGATCGCGGGCGTCGAACTCGCCGGCGCCGACGGCCTCCCCGCGCTCCTCACCGAGCGCGACGTCGACGTGCTCGTCGACTTCACCGTCCCAGAGCCATGCATCGAGGCCGTCGAGGCGGCCGCCGACGCGGACGTCGACGTCGTCGTCGGCACCACGGGTTTCGACAGCACCGAGACCGCCGCGCTCCGGGAGGCCAGCGAGCGGACGGCGCTGCTCAAGGCCGCGAACTTCGCTCGCGGCGTCCAGGCGCTGCTCCAGGTCGTCGGCGAGGCCGCCAGCGCGATGGAGGGCTACGACGCCGAGTTGATCGAGACCCACCACAACGGCAAGCGGGACGCACCGAGTGGCACCGCGAAAGCGATCCTGCACGAACTCGAGGGCGCTCGCGAGGCCGGCGACCGGGACGGTGGCGATCGCGACGGTGCGACCGACGGCGATCGCGTCCACGGTCGGGAGGGCCACGCCCCGCGCCGGGACGGCGAAGTCGGCGTCCACGCCGTCCGCGCTGGCGACATCACGGGCATCCACGAGGTGCTACTCGCCGGCAACCACGAGGAGCTTCGATTGACCCACCGCGCGGAGGATCGCGGCGTCTTCGCCGCGGGCGCCCTCGACGCCGCCGTCTGGCTCGACGGCCAGCCGCCGGGCTGGTACGACTTCGGGGACGTGCTCGGCGGGGACTGA
- the dapA gene encoding 4-hydroxy-tetrahydrodipicolinate synthase: MTADTPNDGSNDPSTGEPFRGVYPAMLTPFDDTGSIDYEQLRAEARRLEAAGVDGLVPVGSTGESATLSHQEHVDVVEAVVDAVDEVPVVAGTGSNNTREALELSHAAKDVGADALLLISPYYNKPEQRGLEAHFREIADTVDLPQIVYNVPSRTGRNVEPDTVVALADHPNVAGYKAASGDLGQVTEVVERTREYDFSVLSGDDALTLPMLSVGATGTISVAANVEPERTVAMVHSALEGDYAAARTLHHELGPLFRELFVETNPIPVKEAAAMRGYCGPTIRPPLSRLAEEHREPLQDLLDELEATREEALAGVAAAPAISAGEHD, from the coding sequence ATGACAGCAGACACACCGAACGACGGATCGAACGACCCGTCGACGGGCGAGCCGTTCCGCGGCGTCTACCCCGCGATGCTCACGCCCTTCGACGACACCGGCAGTATCGACTACGAACAGCTACGGGCGGAGGCCCGCCGGCTCGAAGCCGCGGGCGTCGACGGGCTCGTTCCCGTCGGCTCGACCGGCGAGAGCGCGACGCTCTCCCACCAGGAGCACGTCGACGTCGTCGAGGCGGTCGTCGACGCCGTCGACGAGGTTCCAGTCGTCGCCGGCACCGGTTCGAACAACACTCGCGAAGCGCTCGAACTCTCCCACGCCGCGAAGGACGTCGGCGCCGACGCACTCCTGCTCATCTCGCCGTACTACAACAAGCCCGAGCAGCGCGGGCTGGAGGCCCATTTCCGGGAGATCGCAGACACCGTCGACCTGCCCCAGATCGTCTACAACGTCCCGAGCCGCACGGGCCGCAACGTCGAGCCTGACACCGTCGTCGCGCTCGCCGACCACCCGAACGTCGCCGGCTACAAGGCCGCCAGCGGCGACCTCGGGCAGGTCACCGAGGTCGTCGAGCGGACGCGGGAGTACGACTTCTCCGTGCTCTCCGGCGACGACGCCCTGACCCTTCCGATGCTCTCCGTGGGCGCGACCGGTACGATCTCCGTCGCCGCGAACGTCGAGCCCGAGCGCACCGTCGCGATGGTCCACAGCGCGCTGGAGGGGGACTACGCCGCTGCACGCACGCTCCACCACGAACTCGGCCCGCTCTTCCGCGAGCTCTTCGTCGAGACCAACCCGATCCCGGTGAAGGAGGCCGCCGCGATGCGAGGCTACTGCGGCCCGACGATCCGGCCGCCGCTCTCGCGGCTCGCCGAGGAGCACCGCGAACCGCTGCAGGACCTGCTCGACGAACTGGAAGCGACCCGCGAGGAAGCGCTGGCGGGGGTCGCGGCGGCTCCAGCGATCTCGGCGGGGGAGCATGACTGA
- a CDS encoding queuosine precursor transporter, which translates to MSRETPAPTIGQVALIALFVTSLVTAQLTATKLLAFDLPVSLPIVGAAIVLPGAALAYAVTFLATDCYTELYGRRPAQVLVNVGFGMNFVLLALVWSTILAPWAGYGVPAEQFETVLGAGTNIVIASLAAYVVSQNYDVLAFHWIRDRTDGEYLWARNIGSTASSQAIDTVIFVVLAFGILPRLIDVGQVTSWDLVFELIVGQYLLKLLIALLDTPVVYGVVGAIRRQEASEQDATDALAWRS; encoded by the coding sequence ATGAGCCGCGAGACGCCCGCACCGACGATCGGTCAGGTCGCCCTGATCGCGCTGTTCGTCACGTCGCTCGTGACCGCACAGCTCACGGCGACCAAACTGCTGGCCTTCGATCTGCCGGTCTCCTTACCGATCGTCGGCGCTGCGATCGTGCTGCCCGGTGCCGCGCTCGCGTACGCGGTCACCTTCCTGGCGACGGACTGCTACACCGAACTGTACGGCCGTCGCCCGGCGCAGGTGCTCGTCAACGTCGGCTTTGGGATGAACTTCGTCCTGCTCGCGCTGGTCTGGTCGACGATCCTCGCGCCGTGGGCGGGCTACGGCGTTCCCGCCGAGCAGTTCGAGACCGTCCTCGGTGCGGGGACGAACATCGTGATCGCCAGCCTCGCCGCCTACGTCGTCAGCCAGAACTACGACGTCCTCGCCTTCCACTGGATCCGCGACCGGACCGACGGCGAGTACCTCTGGGCGCGCAACATCGGGTCGACGGCCTCCAGCCAGGCGATCGACACCGTGATCTTCGTCGTGCTCGCGTTCGGGATCCTGCCCCGACTCATCGACGTCGGGCAGGTCACGTCGTGGGACCTCGTCTTCGAACTCATCGTCGGTCAGTACCTCCTGAAGCTCCTGATCGCGTTGCTGGACACGCCGGTCGTCTATGGCGTCGTCGGCGCGATCCGTCGCCAAGAGGCGAGCGAGCAGGACGCCACGGACGCGCTGGCCTGGCGGTCCTGA
- a CDS encoding AAA family ATPase codes for MQPTTAAVVKATGGAGATRTSLELAATLGRAGHAVGVLDVDFATQGLAAHVPGRIEADLTNVLVEDGSLGDASVDLDLDPLRDAGGRVAVAPSRAPFERLARAKTPRAAQTFETVLDDAAAQFDYVLVDAPPVATNPAVSAVTTADRVAAVTPASQRGVDALQRLRERLEDVGAAPGLAIANRADGEHPVQAADAALPTHEVPEAAVPSAADPDPAYAPAVAEAAEALFDVELALEFPEEGLIAGRFG; via the coding sequence ATGCAACCAACGACTGCCGCCGTGGTCAAAGCCACCGGCGGCGCCGGCGCGACGCGGACCAGCCTCGAACTCGCGGCGACGCTCGGTCGGGCCGGCCACGCGGTCGGCGTGCTCGACGTCGACTTCGCGACGCAGGGCCTCGCGGCACACGTCCCGGGCCGGATCGAGGCGGACCTGACGAACGTACTCGTCGAAGACGGGTCCCTCGGCGACGCGAGCGTGGATCTCGATCTCGACCCCCTTCGCGACGCCGGGGGCCGCGTTGCCGTCGCTCCCTCGCGGGCACCCTTCGAGCGCCTCGCCCGTGCCAAGACGCCGAGGGCAGCGCAGACGTTCGAGACGGTCCTCGACGACGCGGCGGCGCAGTTCGACTACGTCCTCGTGGACGCGCCGCCGGTCGCGACGAACCCCGCGGTCAGCGCAGTCACCACCGCCGATCGGGTAGCCGCCGTGACGCCGGCCAGCCAGCGGGGCGTCGACGCGCTCCAGCGGCTCCGCGAGCGCCTCGAGGACGTCGGCGCGGCGCCGGGACTCGCGATCGCGAACCGTGCCGACGGCGAGCACCCGGTGCAAGCCGCCGACGCTGCGCTGCCGACCCACGAGGTTCCGGAGGCTGCCGTGCCGAGCGCGGCGGATCCGGACCCCGCCTACGCGCCGGCCGTCGCTGAAGCTGCCGAGGCGCTATTCGACGTCGAACTGGCGCTCGAGTTTCCAGAGGAGGGGCTCATCGCCGGTCGGTTCGGGTAG
- a CDS encoding M48 family metalloprotease, whose protein sequence is MNHRGLQVRMALVGTILFAFYLAIATVAYAAFNIPLAIVLIGSFGLVGIQYVLGKKMALWTTGAKDMPEDGQYAQVHRSVERFSEEMGIEKPRLMVASMGVPNAFATGRRGAGVVVVSEELMSILDHDELEGVLAHELAHIENRDVLTMTIGQSIAMMVGIAVHWIVLFTGERSLANYFLGYLAGIVAQMFVMVFVMAISRYREYIADADAAQVIGTGDPLARALEKISRGAQASGNEVDDSVAALCIFGGAERLLSTHPPTEERISRLRSY, encoded by the coding sequence ATGAATCACAGGGGGCTCCAAGTCAGGATGGCTCTCGTGGGGACCATCCTGTTCGCGTTCTACCTGGCGATCGCGACGGTCGCCTACGCGGCGTTCAACATCCCACTCGCGATCGTACTGATCGGATCGTTCGGCCTCGTCGGCATCCAGTACGTGCTCGGCAAGAAGATGGCGCTCTGGACGACCGGCGCCAAAGACATGCCGGAGGACGGCCAGTACGCCCAGGTCCACCGGAGCGTCGAGCGGTTCTCGGAGGAGATGGGCATCGAGAAGCCGCGGCTCATGGTGGCCAGCATGGGCGTGCCCAACGCCTTCGCGACGGGCCGCCGCGGCGCCGGGGTCGTGGTCGTCTCGGAGGAACTCATGTCGATCCTCGACCACGACGAACTCGAGGGCGTCCTCGCCCACGAGCTCGCCCACATCGAGAACCGCGACGTGCTGACGATGACGATCGGCCAGTCGATCGCGATGATGGTCGGCATCGCCGTCCACTGGATCGTGCTCTTCACCGGCGAGCGCTCGCTCGCGAACTACTTCCTGGGCTACCTCGCCGGCATCGTCGCCCAGATGTTCGTGATGGTCTTCGTGATGGCGATCTCGCGGTACCGGGAGTACATCGCCGACGCCGACGCCGCCCAGGTCATCGGGACCGGCGACCCGCTCGCCAGGGCCCTCGAGAAGATCTCCCGCGGCGCCCAGGCGAGCGGCAACGAGGTCGACGACTCCGTCGCCGCCCTCTGCATCTTCGGCGGCGCGGAGCGGCTCCTCTCGACGCACCCGCCGACGGAGGAGCGCATCTCGCGGCTCCGCTCCTACTGA
- the lysA gene encoding diaminopimelate decarboxylase: protein MTDSSPPIRRLADWDHDELAGLADEYGTPLYVTDLDRVAANYDRIDDAFEGIECMYAAKANTGQAVMRRLLEEGANIECAAAGELHRAVEAGAEPNTLQYTATNPPAKDLDWVVDFWETDAPELTVTIGATDTLDRLEARGYDGRIAIRVNPGIGAGHHEKVATGKDAKFGIPHGDVPEAAADAAERFDLVGLHAHVGSGMLTEEDLHAHRRALERVADAATVVESEQGSGTLDFVDVGGGFGVPYREDEEPLDLDAVAATITETFADVDARLKVEPGRYVVADASLVLTAVNTIKEAPEATVVGVDASLATMIRPAMFDSYHPIRNVSAPQRAAIPASVGGPLCTSADVFCTGRPIAEPRRGDLLAIGNTGAYGIELANQFHSQPKPAEVGLEGGEASVLRGREDYDDLLHHERLR, encoded by the coding sequence ATGACCGATTCCTCGCCCCCGATCCGCCGGCTGGCGGACTGGGACCACGACGAACTCGCTGGCCTCGCCGACGAGTACGGCACGCCGCTGTACGTCACGGATCTGGATCGGGTCGCCGCGAACTACGACCGGATCGACGACGCCTTCGAGGGAATCGAGTGCATGTACGCGGCGAAGGCCAACACCGGCCAGGCCGTCATGCGCCGGCTCCTCGAGGAAGGTGCGAATATCGAGTGCGCCGCCGCGGGCGAACTCCACCGCGCGGTCGAGGCCGGCGCGGAGCCGAACACCCTCCAGTACACCGCGACCAACCCGCCTGCGAAGGACCTCGACTGGGTCGTCGACTTCTGGGAGACCGACGCGCCGGAACTCACCGTCACGATCGGTGCGACCGACACGCTCGACCGCCTCGAAGCACGGGGCTACGACGGTCGAATCGCGATCCGCGTCAACCCCGGTATCGGCGCGGGTCACCACGAGAAGGTCGCGACCGGGAAGGACGCGAAGTTCGGGATTCCACACGGCGACGTCCCCGAGGCCGCGGCCGACGCAGCGGAGCGCTTCGACCTCGTCGGCCTGCACGCCCACGTCGGCAGCGGGATGCTCACCGAGGAGGACCTCCACGCGCACCGTCGCGCGCTGGAGCGCGTCGCCGACGCGGCCACAGTGGTCGAGTCCGAACAGGGTTCCGGCACCCTCGACTTCGTCGACGTCGGCGGCGGCTTCGGCGTGCCATACCGCGAGGACGAGGAGCCACTGGACCTCGACGCCGTCGCGGCGACGATCACGGAGACCTTCGCGGACGTCGACGCCCGGCTGAAGGTCGAGCCGGGTCGCTACGTCGTCGCGGACGCAAGCCTCGTCCTGACGGCGGTCAACACGATCAAGGAGGCGCCGGAAGCGACCGTCGTCGGCGTCGACGCCAGCCTCGCGACGATGATCCGCCCGGCGATGTTCGACTCCTACCACCCGATCCGGAACGTGTCGGCACCCCAGCGTGCCGCAATTCCCGCTTCGGTTGGAGGGCCGCTCTGCACCAGCGCGGACGTGTTCTGCACGGGCCGACCGATCGCCGAACCCCGCCGGGGCGACCTGCTCGCGATCGGCAACACCGGCGCGTACGGCATCGAACTCGCCAACCAGTTCCACTCCCAGCCCAAACCGGCCGAGGTCGGGCTAGAGGGTGGCGAGGCGTCCGTGCTCCGCGGGCGCGAGGACTACGACGACCTGCTGCATCACGAGCGGCTGCGGTAA
- a CDS encoding protein-L-isoaspartate O-methyltransferase — protein MEPAVLRDDMVDSLEHESKGVVRSDRVGLAMREVPRHEFVDDEQGAYADAAQRSHGTRVLAPSTVARLIEALAPEPGDEVLVVGAGVGYTAAVLAEVVGARHVHAIDITRQLVFEARSNLATAGYSEVLVDCRDGAEGLAEYAPFDRILVEAAAVEPPRALVRQLADDGQLVMPLGAGQQSLTIVHADGEREPLGGVAFAPLLVEGEQAGAVERNRTAREERERADRQAQRRAGWEHDWIDWD, from the coding sequence ATGGAACCCGCGGTGCTGCGCGACGACATGGTCGACAGCCTGGAACACGAGTCCAAGGGTGTCGTCCGCAGCGATCGAGTCGGTCTCGCGATGCGCGAGGTCCCCCGTCACGAGTTCGTCGACGACGAGCAGGGCGCGTACGCGGACGCGGCCCAGCGGAGCCACGGGACCAGAGTGCTCGCGCCGAGCACGGTCGCGCGGCTGATCGAAGCCCTCGCCCCCGAACCTGGCGACGAGGTCCTCGTCGTCGGCGCCGGCGTCGGCTACACGGCTGCGGTCCTCGCCGAAGTCGTCGGCGCGCGCCACGTCCACGCCATCGACATCACCCGCCAGCTGGTGTTCGAGGCCCGCAGCAACCTCGCCACGGCCGGCTACTCCGAGGTCCTCGTCGACTGCCGCGACGGGGCGGAAGGGCTGGCGGAGTACGCGCCGTTCGATCGCATCCTCGTCGAGGCGGCGGCCGTCGAGCCGCCGCGCGCGCTGGTTCGCCAGCTCGCAGACGACGGCCAGCTCGTCATGCCGCTCGGCGCCGGTCAGCAGTCGCTGACGATCGTCCACGCCGACGGCGAGCGAGAGCCACTCGGTGGCGTCGCGTTCGCCCCGCTGCTCGTCGAAGGCGAGCAGGCCGGCGCCGTCGAGCGGAACCGGACTGCGCGGGAGGAACGCGAGCGCGCGGATCGCCAGGCCCAGCGCCGCGCCGGCTGGGAGCACGACTGGATCGACTGGGACTGA
- a CDS encoding HIT family protein encodes MSDDCIFCAIVDGEIPGEIVYEDEDVLAFLDANPLARGHTLVIPKAHHETVSDLPGDLGAAIGRVASDLAPAIESAVDADGSTVAFNNGEAAGQEVPHVHCHVVPRFESDGHGPIHALFGSRPDLDDEEIASVGDAIRDAQ; translated from the coding sequence ATGAGCGACGACTGTATCTTCTGTGCGATCGTCGACGGCGAGATTCCCGGCGAGATCGTCTACGAGGACGAGGACGTGCTGGCCTTCCTCGACGCGAATCCACTGGCCCGCGGGCACACGCTCGTGATCCCGAAGGCCCACCACGAGACGGTCTCCGACCTGCCTGGCGACCTGGGCGCGGCGATCGGGCGCGTGGCGAGCGACCTCGCGCCGGCGATCGAGTCGGCGGTGGACGCCGACGGCTCGACGGTCGCGTTCAACAACGGCGAAGCCGCGGGCCAGGAGGTGCCCCACGTGCACTGCCACGTCGTTCCGCGCTTCGAGAGCGACGGCCACGGCCCGATCCACGCCCTGTTCGGCAGCCGACCGGACCTCGACGACGAGGAGATCGCGTCCGTCGGCGATGCGATTCGGGACGCGCAGTAG
- a CDS encoding RsmB/NOP family class I SAM-dependent RNA methyltransferase has translation MHEVLERYEPIVDEFDAFAAAIERPLGKTVRVNTIKADVDRVREAFDEAGIDAEPTDWNPELLAVDTDGPGATWPAFHGWIHTQEAVSTLPPIALDPDPSDTVWDACAAPGSKTTQLAATMDDRGRIVANDRNMGRLSALRFNAERLGVTNAVVTNRDARNYSLDPLEVDAFDAALVDAPCSGEGTLRKNPAALETWSEGFLTDVSGVQTDILRRAIQATRPGGRVVYSTCTYAPEENEAVLDAVLEQEACRIVEQELPLESRPGVTEWQGDSFDPSVERAARVYPHLNDTGGFFLATLEVGR, from the coding sequence ATGCACGAGGTCCTCGAGCGCTACGAACCGATCGTCGACGAGTTCGACGCCTTCGCGGCGGCGATCGAGCGACCGCTCGGGAAGACCGTCCGGGTGAACACCATCAAGGCTGACGTCGATCGGGTCCGGGAGGCGTTCGACGAGGCCGGCATCGACGCCGAACCGACCGACTGGAACCCGGAACTCCTCGCCGTGGACACGGACGGCCCTGGCGCGACCTGGCCCGCTTTCCACGGCTGGATCCACACGCAGGAGGCGGTCTCCACGCTGCCGCCGATCGCGCTCGATCCCGACCCGTCCGATACGGTCTGGGACGCTTGCGCGGCGCCGGGCAGCAAGACGACGCAGCTCGCGGCGACGATGGACGATCGCGGCCGGATCGTCGCGAACGACCGGAACATGGGTCGGCTGTCGGCGCTCCGGTTCAACGCCGAGCGCCTCGGCGTGACGAACGCCGTCGTCACGAACCGCGACGCCCGGAATTACTCGCTCGACCCGCTCGAGGTCGACGCCTTCGACGCGGCGCTCGTCGACGCGCCCTGCTCCGGCGAGGGCACGCTCCGGAAGAATCCCGCGGCGCTCGAGACCTGGAGCGAGGGCTTTCTCACCGACGTGTCGGGCGTCCAGACCGACATCTTGCGCCGTGCGATCCAGGCGACCAGGCCCGGCGGCCGGGTCGTCTACTCGACGTGCACTTACGCACCCGAGGAGAACGAGGCGGTCCTCGACGCGGTTCTGGAACAGGAGGCGTGTCGCATCGTCGAGCAGGAACTGCCCCTCGAATCCCGACCCGGCGTCACGGAGTGGCAGGGAGACTCGTTCGATCCGAGCGTCGAGCGCGCCGCTCGCGTGTATCCGCACCTGAACGACACCGGCGGGTTCTTCCTCGCGACGCTGGAGGTGGGCCGATGA